CCTTGTAAGttttatcttgtatataaacgtctacaagtggaagtgtgtgtgtctgtctgtctgtctgtccagcccggaagtgagaggtggaatcggggtaagagctccacctccgaggacacaaaaactcgcttagccgctaataacacaagcgaggccagcacgtcagcaaaatgaaacctcagaagaaagacaaaggtgCTTAGACTCTagcatcagcaaaacggtatccctttcgcttttcctcctgccactaatgcacaagcgaggtgagcacatcggcaaaacgaaacctctgaagaaagacagtcgattcgctgctaatgcacaagcgattcaagcacgttggcaaaatgaaagctcccaggagagagatgcccagagtagttcctttcaattacctatcatcgctacatttcaattttttttttctgacaatttcaatagtttctaggaccccgggctttttacagcacaggcttacacagctagttgttatataacattgaatcacagtagatttaatttggcttttttaacactgatcaacagaaaaatattcCTTAATATTAcagtgaaaatagatctctgcaaagtgatttaaattaatttatagaaataaaaaaataaataattcattggaTAAGTATCCATCCcctttaatatattatattattatggcATGAAAATCTACCAGCTGaatgtttgcatattcttccatGTCTGAgtggattttcctcccacatccccaaagatatgCTGGTTAGTTTGACTGGCGACTCCAAATTGGCCAAATGTCCATGAATGAACCTTGCAATGCACTGTCACTCTGTCtgggtgtttcctgccttgttccgtATCGTACATTACATTTttgattgaattttttaaaagcatataacattccatacaatcaagtcaaacttaacaaagctaAAATCATATCAAccaccacccatgagaaagagaggtggGCAACAGCCAGAGTGAAActgttgagagtagtaaagagagaaaggagtcttttcccccaatttaaatgcttattctaaaatgttattgattaggtcctgccaggttttaaaaatgttttgaacagatcctctaagtgagaattagattttttccaatttcaaatagtatataacatcagttacccactgacatagaataggagagttagtgttcttccagttaagcaagataactCTACGTGCCCATAATGAAGTAAaagccattacagtttgtttgtccttctccactttaagcccatctgggagtccacaaaacacaactgttagttcattaggagggattgtgacaccaaggctgtctgagaggcatttaaacattttctttccagAATGATAATttggtatatccatccatccatccattatccaacccgctatattctaactacaggttcacaggggtctgctggagccaataccagccaacacagggcgcaaggcaggaaacgaaccctgagcagggtgccagcccaccgcagtaatttgGTATATGACATTATAATATCTTCCAGTGAAACAAAATTGCACAgtaattatatttttagaattaagTGAAGTCTATGACATGGTTGATCACTCTGTTCTAATAAATGGGTTGGAAAATTATGTTGGGCTCTCAGGCACTGTCCTTGCCTAGTTTGGGTCATATTTATCAAATCCATTTCGGTATATGCACAAATGTGGTGCCAGTACTCCATCTTTATATTCAGAAGCTAAATGTGGTGCTCTGCAGCGATCAGTACTCAGACctgtactgttttcactttacatgattCCTTTGGGAACTATCACTGGATGTTCATTTTCATTCCTATTGATCTGACATGAACCTATACCtctcttttagaccaaatgatatttttctgatatttttcttaattaattatGTCATTGAATTAGAAAGTGAATGGATGATTAATATTGTGTTTGCccctgaataaagaaaaaatagaaatgttgtTTATTGGGTGGAATGAGaacaatattctgtcactttTATGCACAGTAGGTTTAAATATCATTTTACAGAATCGACACACAACTTATGCATTACTTTTGACACtagtatgtattttaaaacaCAACATTACAACACTATctaaaacctgttttttccagATTACAAATATTAGACAATTAAGATTTCTAAATGTGGAGGATACTGAGAAGTTATGCATTCTTCACTGActgttcaaattgttttttaGCAGCTTTAAGATCCAGTAATTCAAAATGCTACTGCAAGAATgcttacaagaactagaaagtagaAACACATAACCCATGTTCTCAAGTCCTTATATTGGCTGTCAGTTAAGCTTAAGGgctaatttcaaaatcctccttcttacatttaaagccttaaatgaccaaaGCCTGGATTTTCCATTTGAAGCTATCATTACTTTCAAACTAAGTGCGCAGTAAAATCTCACGTTATCGGCCTACTAAAGATTCATAAaatagtgggaggttgagcttttagctacagggccccaaagctgtgaaAGGATCTGCCTGCTTATATATGAGAAGCCCCTTCAGCcaaagcttttaaatccaggctgaacaCTCACTGCTTttgtctagcataccctgactagagctgctgattagcaggGTATACTGCATCTCAGCGTGTTAGTCATTTAAACTAATATATGAATTCTGAACTATTACTAATCCTTTTCTATCCTGTTGTGAAAGCTTGGTGCAGCTGCTCTACTGCCATGCTGTTTCACTGCCCTTGGAAAGACATCCACAATACTGCAAACTTTGGAATCAAAGGATGGAAATATTCCATACAACAGACTTTACTCTAGAATGGCCAGAAGATGGTGGTCATGGTCCCCAGGACTGAGACTGACTTGAGCTATAACTGACATGTGTTGTAACCTCCCTCAGAGGTTTATTTTATCCCAGGATGCTACTCATTTGAAGTTTTGCTTTTCTCTCCTTCCTTGTTCACTTGCTGCAGTTCATTGATAATTTTAATGGGCAGGTATTGTTAGGCTCCACTTACtgtatgttaatcagtttggaaCTGCTTATTTTCTGTGTTCTAATGTGTATACATCatgtaattaatcatttttaaggttTATAACTGCATTTCTTCTGGGAACTTGTTATAatgctctgagcctgcactcagtgaataGCGTTatagaagtaaataaataaatagattgtaCACAGGGCTAATGAGGTAGGGCTCTTACCTGAATGACTCCATATTGGATTAAGTAGCTCTAAGAACTGCAACTTTTAATACGTTTAAGTTTATGCATAGTGTTTGTAAAAATGAATAGATTTTAGCTATGGATGGGTTCAGGTTTTCAAGCTATTAACATACAACAACCACTATTTAAAGCAACTCTGCCACTGTAAagaacctcccactgttccagtatggtgctgaggtgtaacctgttgcactcgggtcccaaactGGGTGGTCCATTGTGTGGTGGGCGCAACAACGCATGGTAATCAGCACATGCACCCAAGCTCATCTTCCTCCTCTGTATAGTGAAACGTCACCAcaagttcatttaaaaatacattgcttacatatacagggtgagccgAAAAgtagtaccacatttcaaatgtttattctacaaaaacattacaagataaaataaatttcattacgatacaagaaagggtatacaaaatatattttttcactgtgttttaaaactgatgtcttcaaggtggagGCCATCATTAGAGATACATGATTTCTGAATGCTTGCATGActcgtttggccatttcaagAGGAATAGCGGTGATTTTGTGGCGAAAAGTATCCTTGAGGGCTTCcaggttttgaggttggtgtgtgtataacttcaacttgagatagccccacaagaagaaatcgcacagAACGAGATCAAgcgaacgtgaaggccacccacCATCACtgcacagggagatcagcttccctggaaacatctcccgcaaaacttgcatgggTCTCTGTGCCATATGAGCTGTtcctccatcctgttgaaaccaggaatccaccacatccatttcttccagtatGGGCTACAAAAACTTCTCTAGGATTTCGATGTTCTGTAGTGACGGTGACCGTTGATTCCCCCTCTCCAAACAGGTAAAGGCCTACAATGTCATATTCTACAACagcacaccaaactgtaacacgctcactgtgcaggggattctgatgaagttcacgagggatGGTTTCAGTCCAATAGGGAAAGTTTTGattatttatgcaaccattcaaatggaaatgtgcctcgtcgctgcacatgacaatggcatctcgatgaatggtttgcagaatgCTCAtacacaactctctacggctctcccattcactctcagtgagttcctgcactacaaTCATTTTGTAtgaatggaaattaaggtccttaTGCAAAATGCATGTTTGCACGCTGAACGTCTAGtagactgcaaaattgattccCTTACAGCTTTAAAACTGTCATAAGGGAATTAAAGCATCAGCAACAGTTCTTAACAGTATTGgactgatatactgtacagtgaattcagaaagttttcagaccctcttgctttctgcacacttcattatgtattagatttaattttaaatggacacatttgTTGTTTTTACCCATCACTCAATAAACAGCCTTTTACAGACGCTCCATATTTCTTCACAGTCAGGTgtttctttgtttcttggtgcaaagagaattgtctgaatCTTATCATTAGCAAAACTATGTAACTGCTTATTTACTTCtgccgcaccaaagagcctctatgtctggtcacaattcagggagtagatgtagaggtgctccactcctacaagtatttggtggtccacattaatgacagattggGCTTGTCTTGGAGCACATAAGACACAATGCTTGGAATTCtgtttaaagagttcattttttgtttcatcagaccagcaTCTTTTTCCTTTGAgagtcatttaaatgcaatttggtaaactccaagcaggctgtcTCATCTCAAGAATGATTGATGGGAGTGCAGGTGACATGGTTGTCCTtccgacaggttctcccatctcagcaaaggacttctgaagctctgttagagtgaccattgtgcTGTGGTGCTGTGTTGTTGGTCACATTCCTGACCAAAGCTTTTCTTGCCTGACCGGACATGCTTTTTGAATACTGTTGAAAGGATCTACTTTAACCACTGTCTGACTGTTAAggggtctataacacactcttgGTGTAATGTCTCTTTTCTTGTGGCTTTCTTTATGAACATAAAATTCCTCATTGTAATGAAGATCATTCTCCACTTGAAGGAGacactttttaaaacattctcCTAAATAAATGGCAACCATCAACAGTTTTTCAATCTTGTCTGTCTTTACTAAATTATGGAAGAAGATgttctgctgtggtgacccctaacgggagcagccgaaagaagaagtatgTCTTTACTAAATAACACATAtccatttataatataatattcccATTTCTGATTCAAACACACTTCCAAAACTGCTATAAAATTTATGTGTGAATAGATACAACTCTTAATTATAGTAGTGTTAATACAACTGTTATTTAGTTATGAAATGTGGAAGAATTGTGATTACAGAAAACGTTGACAATGATACGAGGGATTTTACTGTCATCCTTCTCTCACTTTGAATATCTACACTGGCTACCTAACACTCTTCTTCATAATTTGTTTGATTGGCAGTTTTAAACCATTTTTCATGGTCAATAGAAGTGATATCCTACATATACAGGGCGTAAGACATCTCAATACTCATTCAGTATTCAGAAAATGAGACAGATAAATGAGGAAATGACCAATACGTGGTATTACTGTTTTTAAACAGTTGCCTTGATGTGTTAAACGTGAGgtgcatttttatgcattttctgaATAGGATTAAATGTCATCAGCAGTATTTGATCTGATAAAGAATAATACTGTAAACAGTCATGAATTGCTTTTTCTTTCACAGACATGGTAGAAAACTTCAACTTGCCTTTGAAaaatgatttgattttatttacagtatttatcagCTTACAATAAAAATAGACAGTGAAAATGAGTTGCCTCTACAGAAGCAgtgattttttttgggaaaatgaTATTTAATTGAAACTAAATTACAAGGTGCTGTTATAATTTAGCTCCCATTATAAAATTGGCAAAGTGAGGTCCTTGAAGTAAATGCAGCATGAAGTCAGGATTCCCATCCGTGCGTCTAATGACTTTCTCCTTTTTTACCTACAACCTGAAAGGAATAGAACacaaaattttgcatatttttttaaaaagtgcaattaaacataaaacaatatcaccttttatgttttatataattaCTACAAATTCCTTTTATTAACCAGTTACTTGTTCTATTTCAGCACAACAGcatctttattgttttaaaatacaaacatacTCATTCTTTAATGGATGCAATCCTGTGTCCATACTAAACTAAGTTTAGTACCACATACTTGGCAAGTCGCATTTACGATTCGAAAATTGAAAACTCTCTGAACTGAAAATTCCATTATATATAATGGTAAATATGGAAAAAACCTTATAACATATTCAGcagttattacatttctaaaaattacTAAACTAAATTTTTTCTACATAACACAATAAGTATACCAGAAATTTTACCAAATGCCATTGGCTTTGACTGaaattatattaacatttataaataactaGCTGTCCCCAGCGGCtccgcctgcgtagtagtgaaaccggacaaactttaaaaatcaataaacaaacaggtatcgctagctatgCAAGTTGCAAGTTACACTCCAACACGTCACGCGAGATGCAGCGATtcgaacaacaacaacaacatttatttatatagcacattttcatacaaacagtagctcaaagtgctttacatattaaagaatagaaaaatgaaagacacaattataaaacaaaataaatcaacattagcatcgaataagagtaaggttcaatggccaggggggacaaaaaaacagagaacagaggctggtgcatgagtgaggagggccccggcTGCCTCTCCAcgcctgatgtcacgcttccccctcctctcagcttctgtctcggattagtgcaaagaaatcactcctgcaagcgaactatgatacttggtgcgatgacagaagtcgcaaaaatcaacctgaatgttcaagcaaattataggaaaaaaccccATCTAAATCCGTTAGGTAGTTCTCTCGTAAAAAGTAGACAGACATGCAGAAcgacattagattttatatatatatctactcctACTAGGCATCAGATCAAACAATTGCATAAAATCTTTACctagttaaaaaaacattttcaagttaACTGTTACataccaaaaaaaatataaacatctgCAAAATTCTGACAACTCATTTTATGGACACATTTagtagtttaattattctattattttTCCAGGTGGGATGATGATTCTTACCCTTTTAAAGTCATTCATGTTTGTAGCTTGTACTGGTGTTCCAATAAAGGTTaaataattcagttttgttgtttCTTCATCTTTCTGGTTGGATTTGATAAACAGCTAgagataaaaacaaagcaaacatgcCATTAAGTATTCTGCAAACTTATAAATGACTTTAAATATGTAATGATAACTTTGATTTGAGATGACctataatttaaaaaaccttTCAAATGCCTTTATTATCTcagtgacactatatatatatatatatatatatatatatatatatatatatatatatatatatatatatatataaaaacttaaGAGGATCCTTCTTTATACCAAAAGCATACAGTTGACATAGTGTGGACAATGACACAGTTCATTAGGAAGAAATCCAGGGGCAGACCACAATGCACTGCAGGGATTATATTTCTTATGTGGCTTAGGAATTCTACCAATAATCACTACTACTAGTCACAGCCAAAAAGTATGTTTACTCCACACCAAAGCCTGAAGGAACTACTATATGCAAACAACACATGCCAAGTGAGTTCTGAATCACTGAACTTTTACTGCTCAAAAAAGAGCGATTACATAGCATTTAAATTAAATACGTCAAAAGggcctattttttatttatatacaaaatggcATGCATGCATGCTTAATTAACATTCATCAAATACAATTTGTGTATTGATGTAatggacagaaaaatataaattttcagtACAGCATTTTAGTTTGTGTTCTGAGGAGTCATtgtcaatatttgttttttactgATATAGTTACAGGGTTTGAAATACATTGTTTAGCTTTCCTCCATACTCCAGTAATAGAGGGAAAGGACACATCAATGATATTGATAATGGCCAATACTGATTAAAAGACATACTATATTGGGGTGGTATATACTGagatcatttaataaataaaaaccaagaaaaatattttcacttaCTGTTACGCTATTTACATTCTGAAATTTCACGTAACGAAGTGGTATGAGACTGTCTTCTTTAAAGTCATCTTCTGTTAAATCTAAAGCCTGTGTAGGTTCACTTCTCTCAGCATCATCGAAATCCATAGAGCGAGGAAGATTTATAAAAATTTTTACATACTTTGGAGCCTGACCTGTAAACAAAATGGAACATTGAAACAAGTCACCTAGCAATGCAGCTTTTCCAAATTAAATTAATCAACAGATCTGAAACAAATGTATCATTAAGTTCAACAAGTACTAATTTTTCTCTCCACTCTCATCAAAAATTAATTGACACTTCTACTTGTAATAAGGGAGATACAAGGAATAGCAATCCAAAAATACCAATTCTGTGAAAATACATTATGTAATATTAGAGTGTCACAGGAATAGGACACTGTTAGGCACAATAAAAAAGGGCTGGACAAGATACCTGTCAATCACATTATGTACAGGCACACATATCCTTATCAATTAACTATGCACATCATTGTGCACTGTGGAATGGGTTTCATCctggtgtttttgttttcaccCAAGTGAACTCCAAACAGTAACTGATACTGGGCATCTCAACACTACCCCTTTGTGCTACAGAACAGGAGTATAtggaagaaataaaatgcatttttttacctttaaaatCTTACCTATTTCAAGTGATTGTAGTTTCATTGAAAACAATTTTACAGGCTGATTGAAAGCCATTGTAATtaatagctgaaaataaaaaaaacacaaaatgtaacatACCCATATACATATGAAAAAACATAATCATGATCAGAAGGTGAATAATgtcaaataatgtgaaaaaagttgttttttttattaaaatgtatggcATACTTAGTTACCTGCTTCTGAGTACTATTaactaaaaaaaggaaagcacTTAAATTAACACACTCAGAGGATGAAACTGCATGGTTTCCAATTAGGCTACTAGATGGAGCAAATAAAAGCTACAACAGAAATTCAAATAATCAAAGCTGGCAAGCACTGTTCTGGAGTAAATTTAGCATATTGTTGATTACACTTGGGATTGCATTACTAAAAACAGCTCTGATAAACAAGTGAAACTTAAACGTgagtaaaaagttaaaaatgtaattaagaaaaagTCTTATATTTAATTGCaccatatatacaaatattagtAATATCAAATAATGATTTATTCCCTTTAAGAAAAGAGCATTTCTCCTTTGCATATGTAAAATGGAAGAAAGCAAAAAATctccatgtacagtataaaaaatttaaatcttgcatttactacacagaaaaagcaaaacCCCAGAACAGATGTATACTAATAATTAAAACCTCAAATTTTAAACAAACTGGAAGAGATAAACATGAGATTAACATAACTCCCAAGTGTAGGACAGTTCTTCTGACTAACTGcacaaaacaaaagataaaaggaAACTTAAACTGGAACTACAGATGATTGAATTATAATGTATTAGATGAAGCACTTTAGAATACTTCTCCAGGGACAAATCACAATCCTCAACATTACTCAAATTTCGCTGCAGAGTTTTTACTTTCTCCTACTGTATTTTTGAAAACAGTATGTTCATAGCCCCAAAATATGCTTATTAAAAGAAGACAATccttaatatatttaaaaggttcacttactgctgctagattatgtgaattttcctttgggattaataaaatatctatctatctatctaatatcatTAAAAGGTTCAACTGCACCTACCTGTTCATCACAATCAGATTCAAGGAAAGTTGGGTCTTTCCGTAAACAGTTTTCAAACCCATGATCATCACTTTCATTGAGGCACTCACATCCAGCTTTGTTAACAAACGGCATTAAATCCAtctaaaaagaatagaaaaagtaAAGGTTCACTTAATGATCACTGTAAATTACGACTCTATCAATTGTATTAGGATAAAGCATTGgtggaacaaaagaaaaaacagcttctaattaaaaaataagttaatttacTGTGGTGATCATATAATTTATTCTATAGTAATGTTCattactgcctcacagcttcagagacttgtgtttaaattcAAAACTGGTCAAAATCTATTATAAGCCCTAGCATTCTCCTGTATTTGTCTTCCCTTCATCATTGCCTCCTTCTGATACTTTGGATCCTTCCCACGTCCTAAAAACATGTATGGACCATTCACTTGCAACACTACAGAGACCTAGTATGAGAGATTCTGGAGTTTGTCATGAGTGTGACCCACGATAAGCTGGTAACCTGCATTGGCATTCAAGCCAAGAAGCTAAtattgtctggagtttttttcctaAGTGCCACTCAATTTCGACCACCTCATTAtgcaagtacaaaaaaaaacacatggtaaTAACCGCTTATGGAATTTTATTGACTTCATTTGTGTTCTGTCAGTTTCATTGGTATCATGAAAATctggttttcttttaaacttcTACAACAATAACACTGGGGACCACAGACGAATGTCCaatgtttgtttatataaataaactattcCCCTTCAATACTGCTTGAAAGGTTTTGAGATTGTTTGTCCTTGGCCCAAAGTACAAAAAATTGCCAGAATCttataagcatatttaaataaacacCAAAACGATATGCTGGGACAGCAGCAAACCTGAGTAATATTGCTTTATTAAAGGACAGTAAGGTACAAGTCAAGTTCATTATGCCGATCTCATATAGGAGTTTAATATTACTGCACAGGTCCTGCTCAGTCACATTACTCTTTTCACAATTTCAGTACACTGTATAGTAGTATTAGAACTTGCACCactctttttaaaaacacatcttcaCCAAAGGTCATTGGGTTACTCATATAGATGACTGCACGATTTTCTCTTGTATACATCGTCTGATATTACATTTCTTGTCAGCTGTTAGTACTCTACTAAAGTCACTAGTctgtggtatactgtatataccatatGAATATCATGATAATATGCAAACATTACAAGAAAATAGAACTTGAACTTAGATAACTGCATTCTCAATCAGGAGTTTATTAGTATTTATCAAATTCCCAACTAATCATGataaattttcaaattatttattatttatatatgctGCAATCTCAGAATGAAATATAGGTATCTAGTAATATCTTCCATTTAGTAAAACAAATGACTCAATAGAATGAATCTAAcgtaattaaatattttgaaatactttgatctgaaaactaatgaaaaatgacatttcaaaTTAGGCTCAGATCCATATATCTGTCTATAAAAGGTATGACAGTTGACTATGTTTAAAGAGAGTCTACCATGAATATCAAAACCCTATGGATTCAAAAGCCTCAGAAGGTTAAAAATTCCAAAGGTGTAGAACGTTAACAGGCATACAGTTGAGTCCCAAGGccaaaaaaatgtttgcttaagGAGAAACATTACTTTATGCTAATTGCTGTGTCACTGGTGGTGAAAACGCTGCTCTCCATGCTTCACCTTTCACTATTGTAACTCAAATGCTACCCAGTGAAAGAACATTAATTTACAGTGcatacggaaagtattcacagcgcatcactttttccacattttgttatgttacagccttattccaaaatggattcaattcatgtttttcctcagaattctacacacaataccccataatgacaacgtgaaaaaagtttacttgaggtttttgcaaatttattaaaaataaaaaaattgagaaatcacatgtacataaagtattcacagcctttgctcaatactttgtcgatgcacttttggcagcaattacagcctcaagtctttttgaatatgatgccacaagcttggcacacctatccttggccagtttcgcccattcctctttgcagcacctctcaagctccatcaagttggaagggaagcgtcggtgcacagccattttaagatctctccagagattttcaatcggattcaagtctgggctctggctgggccactcaaggacattcacagagctgtcctgaagccactcctttgatatcttggctgtgtgcttagggtcgttgtcctgctgaaagatgaaccgtcgccccagtctgaggtcaagagcgctctggagcaggttttcatccaggatgtctctgtacattgctgcagtcatctttccctttatcctgactagtctcccagtccctgccgctgaaagacatccccacagcatgatgctgccaccaccatgcttcactgtagggatggtattggcctagagatgagcggtgcctggtttcctccaaacgcgacgcctggcattcacaccagagagttcaatctttgtctcatcagaccagagaattttgtttctcatggtctgagagtccttcaggtgccttttggcaaactccaggcgggcttccatatgccttttactaaggagtggcttccgtctggccactcaaccataaaggcctgattggtggattgctgcagagatggttgtccttctggaaggttctcctctcttcacagaggacctctggagctctgacagagtgaccatcgggttcttggtcacctccctgactaaggcccttctcccccaatcactcagtttagacggtcggccagctctagaaagagtcctggtggtttagaacttcttccatttacggatgatggaggccgctgtgctcattgggaccttcaaaaggagcagaaattttttctgtacccttccccagatttgtgcctcaagacaatcctgtctcggaggtctacagacaattcctttaacttcatgcttggtttgtgctctgacatgatctgtcaactgtgggaccttatatagacaggtgtgtgcctttccaaatcatgtccaatcaactgaatttaccacaggtggactccaatgaagctgcagaaacatctcaaggatgatc
This genomic window from Polypterus senegalus isolate Bchr_013 chromosome 4, ASM1683550v1, whole genome shotgun sequence contains:
- the txnl1 gene encoding thioredoxin-like protein 1, which produces MVGVKVISNDSEFQPELTNAGSRLTVVKFTMTGCRPCVRIAPAFNMLSNKYPQAVFLEVDVHQCQATAAANNISATPTFLFFRNKVRVDLYQGADASGLEEKIKQHLENDPGSNEDSDIPKGYMDLMPFVNKAGCECLNESDDHGFENCLRKDPTFLESDCDEQLLITMAFNQPVKLFSMKLQSLEIGQAPKYVKIFINLPRSMDFDDAERSEPTQALDLTEDDFKEDSLIPLRYVKFQNVNSVTLFIKSNQKDEETTKLNYLTFIGTPVQATNMNDFKRVVGKKGESH